TAAAAATCAAATTATTCATAGTAATTCTCCTTTACAGTATTTATTGTTTATGCAACACGTTGTTGCTATAATTAAAATATATCAGATACAGATTTGTATTCAACCAACAATACTTATAGTTTGTTTTATATACAACAAAGGAGTGAAAATGTTGCAGAATAAACATGATATTCGAACAAAACGGACACATCAACAGATAAGAGATGCACTTATTGATCTTATTTTTGAAAAACATTTCGATAATATTACGGTTGGTGATATCACTAATCGAGCTATGATTAATCGTTCTACCTTTTATAGGTATTATCAGGATAAATACGACGTTGTACTAAAAATTTTTGAAGACGCAATGGAAAAAATGAAGAAAGATTTAGGCGTTCCAAAATCCAGCCTTAAGTATCTTAATGAAGAACAAAGATCTGATCCATGGGTGAAACTATTTGATCACTTTGCTGAAAACAGTAGATTATATCTGGCAATGCTGGATGATTCATGTAACATATGGTTTATATCTAGACTGCGCAGCTACATCATCTCAATGTTAAGAGAACGTGAAAATTTACGAAGCTCCTTCATTGCAAGCAACGAAGACTGCCCCCCTGAGATACAAGAAATGGCATTCTTATTTACCGCTAATGCTTTAATAGGTACTATTGATTGGTGGTTAAAGTCAAAATGTACTCCTGATTCAGAAAAAA
The window above is part of the Clostridium saccharoperbutylacetonicum N1-4(HMT) genome. Proteins encoded here:
- a CDS encoding TetR/AcrR family transcriptional regulator encodes the protein MLQNKHDIRTKRTHQQIRDALIDLIFEKHFDNITVGDITNRAMINRSTFYRYYQDKYDVVLKIFEDAMEKMKKDLGVPKSSLKYLNEEQRSDPWVKLFDHFAENSRLYLAMLDDSCNIWFISRLRSYIISMLRERENLRSSFIASNEDCPPEIQEMAFLFTANALIGTIDWWLKSKCTPDSEKMSYLFRSYFKNGYVGMLNKN